One window of the Herbiconiux sp. L3-i23 genome contains the following:
- a CDS encoding putative F420-0 ABC transporter permease subunit has protein sequence MTTSDRTLPTVRAVALGRGRGVRIGLGLIASVLLIVSVGLAATVGPAEIRFGDVWASIASHLGVGSTPLSPLRDGIVWELRLPRILTAAAVGAGLALSGTVMQALTRNSLADPYLLGLSSGASLGAVAVLLLGLGVLLPVAAFGGALVALVATITIARAAGRITPTSMVLAGIAVSALASAVTSLAIFWTATGDSYREILSWLLGSVAGARWEAVAISVAALVIVGVPILARSRVLDAFAFGDTAAAGVGVDPSRTRWVLLVATALLTGAMVSVSGSIGFVGLVVPHAVRLLTGPRHRALLPLSALVGAVFLIWADTIARSLFDPRELPVGIVTAIVGAPVFAALLIRRRRS, from the coding sequence ATGACGACCTCCGACCGCACCCTGCCGACGGTCCGCGCCGTCGCGCTCGGCCGGGGCCGAGGCGTGCGGATCGGACTCGGTCTCATCGCCTCGGTGCTGCTGATCGTCTCGGTCGGCCTCGCGGCGACCGTCGGGCCGGCCGAGATCCGGTTCGGCGATGTCTGGGCGTCGATCGCCTCCCATCTCGGTGTCGGCAGCACGCCGCTGTCCCCGCTGCGCGATGGCATCGTGTGGGAGCTGCGCCTCCCCCGCATCCTCACCGCCGCGGCGGTCGGCGCCGGGCTCGCGCTCAGCGGCACCGTGATGCAGGCGCTCACCCGCAACTCCCTGGCCGATCCGTACCTGCTCGGCCTGTCGTCGGGAGCGTCCCTCGGCGCGGTCGCGGTGCTGCTGCTCGGGCTCGGGGTACTGCTGCCGGTCGCCGCGTTCGGCGGTGCCCTCGTGGCACTCGTCGCCACGATCACGATCGCGCGCGCCGCGGGGCGGATCACGCCGACGAGCATGGTGCTCGCCGGCATCGCGGTGTCGGCCCTCGCGAGCGCCGTCACCAGCCTCGCCATCTTCTGGACGGCGACCGGCGACAGCTACCGCGAGATCCTCAGCTGGCTCCTCGGCTCGGTCGCGGGGGCGCGGTGGGAGGCCGTCGCCATCTCGGTCGCGGCCCTCGTCATCGTCGGGGTCCCGATCCTCGCCCGCTCGCGTGTGCTCGACGCCTTCGCGTTCGGCGACACCGCCGCCGCGGGCGTCGGTGTCGACCCGTCTCGGACGAGGTGGGTCCTGCTCGTCGCGACGGCCCTGCTGACCGGCGCGATGGTGTCGGTGAGCGGCTCGATCGGCTTCGTCGGCCTCGTCGTGCCGCACGCGGTACGTCTGCTCACTGGGCCCCGCCACCGCGCCCTGCTACCGCTGTCGGCCCTGGTCGGCGCCGTGTTCCTCATCTGGGCCGACACGATCGCCCGTTCGCTGTTCGACCCGCGGGAGCTGCCCGTCGGCATCGTCACCGCGATTGTCGGCGCCCCGGTCTTCGCAGCCCTGCTGATCCGTCGGCGGCGATCGTGA
- a CDS encoding ABC transporter ATP-binding protein encodes MTGLDGRRVVVRGGGRLLIDGVDIVAPAGSLTAVVGPNGAGKSTLLRALSAVDVPSSGSVRVGEHDLLAAPRRRRARLAALVEQDATTELDLTVADVIGLGRLPHEGLFGGDDAGSADAIADAMAITDTTRFASRLVPTLSGGERQRVMLAKALAQQTPLLVLDEPTNHLDIAAQLATLRVLRDLARSGRAVLAALHDLGLTAAWADRVVMLSEGRVVAAGPTTEVLTAELVSALYGVETTVLTHPTTGAPVLAFSEIR; translated from the coding sequence GTGACCGGCCTCGACGGCCGCCGGGTCGTCGTCCGCGGCGGAGGCCGGCTCCTCATCGACGGCGTCGACATCGTCGCACCCGCCGGATCGCTGACCGCCGTCGTCGGGCCGAACGGGGCGGGCAAGTCCACGCTGCTGCGCGCGCTCTCCGCCGTCGACGTGCCCTCATCGGGGTCCGTGCGGGTCGGCGAGCACGACCTGCTCGCCGCGCCCCGTCGTCGCAGGGCACGACTCGCCGCGCTCGTCGAGCAGGACGCCACGACCGAGCTCGACCTCACCGTCGCCGATGTCATCGGGCTCGGACGTCTCCCGCACGAGGGCCTGTTCGGCGGCGACGACGCCGGTTCGGCCGACGCGATCGCGGACGCCATGGCGATCACGGATACGACCCGGTTCGCGTCACGTCTCGTGCCGACCCTCTCGGGCGGCGAACGTCAACGGGTCATGCTCGCGAAGGCGCTCGCCCAGCAGACGCCCCTCCTGGTGCTCGACGAACCAACCAACCACCTCGACATCGCCGCCCAGCTCGCCACCCTGCGCGTCCTCCGCGACCTGGCGAGAAGCGGCCGCGCCGTGCTCGCCGCCCTCCACGACCTCGGCCTCACCGCCGCCTGGGCCGACCGTGTCGTCATGCTCTCGGAGGGGCGCGTCGTCGCGGCCGGGCCGACCACCGAGGTCCTCACGGCGGAGCTCGTGTCGGCGCTGTACGGCGTCGAGACGACCGTGCTCACCCATCCGACGACGGGCGCTCCCGTGCTCGCGTTCTCCGAGATCCGATGA
- the moaA gene encoding GTP 3',8-cyclase MoaA — protein MPAVALGMPLSAQRRLAPSVEGRPDTDGLIDRFGRVARDLRVSITEKCSLRCTYCMPAEGLPLIAREDQLTAAEIGRLVGLAWTRLGVTEVRFTGGEPLLRNDLADIIRLSKAAAPGIGIAMTTNGIGLDKRLPALLDAGLERVNVSLDTIDRDHFARLTRRDRLDAVFAGIRAAHDAGIAPLKLNAVLLRETLAGATDLLAWAIANDCRLRFIEQMPLDADATWRRENLVDAAELLDVLRTRFALEPLPRDDPSSPAEEWLVDGGPDTVGIIASVTRSFCEACDRTRLTSEGTVRSCLFGDDETDLRALLRGGADDEQIATLWRAAMWNKQAGHGMDRADFSRPLRSMGAIGG, from the coding sequence ATGCCAGCCGTCGCTCTCGGGATGCCGCTCTCGGCGCAGCGGCGTCTCGCGCCGTCCGTCGAGGGACGCCCCGACACCGACGGGTTGATCGACCGGTTCGGTCGGGTCGCACGCGATCTGCGGGTGTCGATCACCGAGAAGTGCTCGCTGCGCTGCACCTACTGCATGCCGGCCGAGGGCCTGCCGCTGATCGCGCGGGAGGATCAGCTGACCGCGGCAGAGATCGGCCGGCTCGTGGGTCTCGCCTGGACGCGGCTCGGCGTCACCGAGGTGCGGTTCACCGGAGGCGAGCCGCTGCTGCGCAACGATCTCGCCGACATCATCCGTCTCTCGAAGGCCGCGGCGCCCGGCATCGGCATCGCGATGACGACCAACGGCATCGGCCTCGACAAGCGTCTGCCGGCTCTGCTCGACGCGGGTCTCGAGCGGGTCAACGTGAGTCTCGACACGATCGACCGGGACCATTTCGCCCGGCTCACCCGTCGCGACCGCCTCGACGCCGTGTTCGCCGGCATCCGCGCCGCCCACGACGCCGGCATCGCACCGCTCAAGCTCAACGCGGTGCTGTTGCGCGAGACCCTCGCCGGAGCGACCGACCTGCTCGCTTGGGCGATCGCGAACGACTGCCGGTTGCGGTTCATCGAGCAGATGCCGCTCGACGCCGATGCGACCTGGCGCCGCGAGAACCTGGTCGACGCCGCCGAACTGCTCGACGTGCTCCGCACCCGCTTCGCGCTCGAACCCCTTCCGCGCGACGACCCCTCGTCGCCCGCCGAGGAGTGGCTCGTCGACGGCGGCCCCGACACGGTCGGCATCATCGCGTCGGTCACCCGATCGTTCTGCGAGGCGTGCGATCGCACCCGCCTCACCTCCGAGGGAACCGTGCGCTCGTGCCTCTTCGGAGACGACGAGACCGACCTGCGCGCCCTGCTGCGCGGCGGGGCCGACGACGAGCAGATCGCGACGCTCTGGCGGGCGGCGATGTGGAACAAGCAGGCGGGTCACGGTATGGACAGGGCCGACTTCTCGCGCCCGCTGCGGAGCATGGGAGCGATCGGTGGCTGA
- a CDS encoding MoaD/ThiS family protein gives MAELRIRYFAAAAEIAGVEEETVTTSASTAGELKRELRERFGGGMDRVLRGGSLLVDGVVRRDDAVALGATVDVLPAFSGG, from the coding sequence GTGGCTGAACTCCGTATCCGGTACTTCGCGGCCGCCGCGGAGATCGCCGGGGTCGAAGAGGAGACGGTGACGACGTCGGCGTCGACGGCGGGCGAGCTCAAGCGCGAACTGCGCGAACGGTTCGGCGGCGGGATGGACCGGGTGCTCCGCGGCGGTTCCCTGTTGGTCGACGGAGTGGTGCGCCGCGACGACGCCGTCGCACTCGGTGCGACCGTCGACGTGCTCCCCGCCTTCTCCGGCGGCTGA
- a CDS encoding putative F420-0 ABC transporter substrate-binding protein, translating into MRSRLALPLVASAAAVALLASCSSAGSAADASATDDASAAASITVDNCGTDVSFDGAPERVVTIKSTSTEMLLALGLGDRIIGTAFQDGPLPYDLAEDGADLLSISDQVPSEEAVLDLEPDLVYGGWESNFSADGAGERDELASLGIATYVSPSACKESGYQPDPLTWDGLFDEIAEVGSIFEAEDAADALIADQRAQLDAIVPDESGLSALWYSSGTDTPYVGAGIGNPQLLLDAVGLRNIAGDVRDTWTSYSWEAVVDADPDVIVLVDATWNTAASKIERLESSPATAGLDAVKNGRYLVVPFAAGEAGVRSAPAAVDLAAQLAALDLG; encoded by the coding sequence ATGCGTTCGCGCCTCGCCCTTCCCCTCGTCGCCTCGGCCGCCGCCGTCGCCCTCCTCGCCTCGTGCAGTTCCGCCGGCTCCGCGGCCGACGCCTCCGCGACCGACGACGCCTCCGCCGCCGCGAGCATCACCGTCGACAACTGCGGAACCGACGTCTCCTTCGACGGGGCGCCCGAACGGGTGGTGACGATCAAGTCGACCTCCACCGAGATGCTGCTCGCTCTGGGGCTCGGCGACCGGATCATCGGCACCGCCTTCCAGGACGGCCCGCTTCCCTACGACCTGGCGGAGGACGGGGCCGATCTTCTCTCGATCTCGGACCAGGTCCCCTCCGAGGAGGCGGTGCTCGACCTCGAACCCGACCTCGTCTACGGCGGCTGGGAATCGAACTTCTCGGCTGATGGCGCCGGTGAGCGCGACGAGCTCGCCTCGCTCGGCATCGCCACGTACGTGTCGCCGTCGGCGTGCAAGGAGTCGGGATACCAGCCCGACCCGCTGACCTGGGACGGGCTCTTCGACGAGATCGCCGAGGTGGGCTCCATCTTCGAGGCGGAGGACGCCGCCGACGCGCTCATCGCCGACCAGCGCGCCCAGCTCGACGCGATCGTGCCCGACGAGAGCGGGCTCAGCGCACTCTGGTACTCCTCGGGCACCGACACCCCGTACGTCGGCGCCGGGATCGGCAATCCGCAGCTGCTGCTCGACGCCGTCGGCCTGCGCAACATCGCAGGCGACGTGCGCGACACGTGGACCTCGTACAGCTGGGAGGCCGTCGTCGACGCCGATCCCGACGTCATCGTGCTCGTGGACGCCACCTGGAACACCGCGGCCTCCAAGATCGAGCGCCTCGAATCGAGTCCTGCGACCGCCGGACTCGACGCGGTGAAGAACGGGCGCTATCTCGTCGTCCCCTTCGCCGCCGGCGAGGCGGGCGTCCGCAGCGCCCCGGCCGCGGTCGACCTCGCCGCCCAGCTCGCTGCTCTGGACCTCGGTTGA